The following are from one region of the Candidatus Omnitrophota bacterium genome:
- the rseP gene encoding RIP metalloprotease RseP: protein MLGIIAVVFVFSVIILVHEFGHFIMAKKCGVRVERFSLGFGPELLGIKKGDTRYSICLILFGGYVKMAGDDPRGNLTGKKWEYLSQPISRRLAIVASGPILNYLLAFMIFFLIFVAGSPTLTSRIGGLVEDYPARMHKLLEGDKIIAIDNQEVKYWDQLTKIIHSKLEGSLALTIQRQDRIFRVRISPKIEEVKNIWGRSVKIGLIGIRPSDDIAVLRYNPAVAFYKAGEKLVLLSSLTLRGIWAMISGQQSFKESVAGPIQIASIIGKTAKMGLTYLFSIMGVISMALAIFNILPLPVLDGGHIMFLVLEKIRKKPLNLEIQEKIQNIALVILVGLLLFVSYNDILRLMGK from the coding sequence ATGTTAGGAATAATAGCTGTAGTATTTGTTTTTAGCGTGATAATTCTGGTCCACGAATTCGGACATTTTATAATGGCTAAGAAATGCGGGGTCAGGGTAGAGAGATTTTCTTTAGGTTTTGGCCCGGAGCTTTTGGGGATTAAGAAGGGAGATACCAGGTATTCGATCTGCCTTATTTTATTCGGCGGTTATGTCAAGATGGCCGGCGATGACCCGAGGGGTAATTTAACGGGCAAAAAATGGGAATATTTATCCCAGCCGATTTCCAGGAGATTGGCGATTGTGGCTAGCGGGCCGATCTTAAATTATCTGCTGGCCTTCATGATTTTTTTCCTGATCTTTGTAGCCGGCAGCCCGACGTTGACTTCGAGGATCGGAGGCCTGGTTGAGGATTACCCGGCCCGGATGCATAAACTGCTCGAAGGCGATAAGATTATAGCTATTGATAATCAGGAAGTCAAATACTGGGATCAGTTGACCAAGATCATTCACAGCAAGTTGGAGGGGAGTTTGGCCTTGACTATTCAGAGGCAAGACAGGATATTCCGGGTAAGGATTTCTCCCAAAATAGAAGAGGTTAAGAATATCTGGGGTCGTTCAGTCAAAATAGGGCTTATTGGAATCAGGCCTTCAGATGATATAGCGGTGTTAAGGTATAATCCGGCTGTAGCGTTTTATAAAGCCGGGGAGAAGCTGGTGTTATTGAGCTCATTGACCTTAAGAGGGATCTGGGCTATGATAAGCGGACAACAATCTTTTAAGGAATCTGTAGCCGGACCGATCCAGATCGCGTCTATTATAGGAAAAACAGCTAAGATGGGGCTGACCTATCTTTTTTCAATAATGGGAGTGATCAGCATGGCTTTGGCTATATTCAATATCTTACCTTTACCGGTGCTGGACGGAGGGCACATCATGTTTCTGGTGCTGGAAAAGATAAGAAAAAAGCCGTTGAATCTTGAGATCCAGGAGAAAATCCAGAATATAGCCCTGGTCATTCTTGTTGGTTTACTGCTGTTTGTTTCTTATAATGACATTCTGAGGTTGATGGGGAAATAG
- a CDS encoding 1-deoxy-D-xylulose-5-phosphate reductoisomerase — protein MKNIVILGSTGSIGVQALRVIEDFPEKFRIVGLACNSKIELLAEQIYKFNPEVAAVADKKKAGELKSVLSGLKTKVLAGPEGLAELAGLEQAQMVIVALSGAGGLIPVLRAIEASKEIALANKESLVMAGRLVTENARQKQVKILPIDSEHSAIFQCLNGYSNREVRRLILTGSGGPLSELDLSNFKDISPKQALNHPRWKMGSKISIDSATLMNKGLEVIEARWLFDVNIDQIEVIIHPQAVVHSMVELIDGSFIAQMGVTDMYLPIQFALNYPERVSTKVPGLDLNQIGRLSFRAPDLEKFPCLELAYQAAKLGGSMPIVLNAADEELVYSFLDNKIRLTDIARIVEKVMRAHSLKEKSSLSEILEIDNWARQETKRLI, from the coding sequence ATGAAAAATATAGTTATTTTGGGCTCAACAGGTTCGATTGGCGTACAGGCACTAAGGGTAATAGAAGATTTTCCCGAAAAGTTCAGGATAGTAGGGCTTGCCTGTAATTCTAAAATTGAACTTTTAGCCGAACAGATTTATAAGTTTAATCCTGAAGTTGCGGCTGTAGCCGATAAAAAAAAGGCCGGGGAGCTTAAATCTGTTTTAAGCGGTTTAAAGACAAAGGTCCTGGCTGGTCCGGAAGGCCTGGCTGAGCTGGCTGGTTTAGAGCAGGCCCAGATGGTCATTGTGGCTTTGAGCGGGGCAGGAGGGTTGATCCCTGTCCTGAGAGCTATTGAAGCGTCAAAAGAAATAGCCCTGGCCAACAAGGAGTCCCTGGTTATGGCAGGCAGGCTGGTGACTGAAAACGCCAGGCAAAAACAGGTAAAAATATTACCGATTGATTCAGAGCACAGCGCTATTTTTCAATGCTTAAACGGTTATTCAAACAGGGAGGTAAGGCGATTGATTCTTACCGGTTCAGGAGGTCCGTTGAGTGAATTGGATTTGTCTAACTTCAAGGATATTTCCCCAAAGCAGGCGCTTAACCACCCCCGTTGGAAAATGGGCAGCAAGATTTCAATAGATTCAGCGACGCTGATGAATAAAGGCTTGGAGGTAATAGAGGCCAGGTGGCTTTTTGATGTGAATATTGACCAGATAGAGGTAATTATTCATCCCCAGGCAGTTGTCCATTCAATGGTGGAATTAATCGACGGCTCGTTTATCGCCCAGATGGGCGTTACTGATATGTATTTGCCTATTCAGTTTGCCCTTAATTATCCGGAAAGGGTTTCCACCAAGGTTCCCGGCCTTGATTTAAACCAGATAGGCCGGCTGTCATTTAGGGCTCCTGATTTAGAAAAGTTTCCCTGTCTGGAATTGGCTTATCAAGCAGCAAAGCTTGGAGGAAGCATGCCGATAGTCTTAAATGCAGCTGACGAAGAACTGGTTTATAGTTTTTTGGACAACAAGATCAGGCTGACTGATATTGCCAGGATCGTAGAAAAAGTAATGCGGGCCCATTCCCTGAAAGAAAAATCCTCGCTTAGCGAGATATTAGAAATAGATAATTGGGCACGACAGGAAACAAAGAGGTTAATCTAA
- the infB gene encoding translation initiation factor IF-2, producing the protein MRVHELAKKLNITSQQVIDQLKNLKIKVKSHMSTVNQDTLALLKQQLGREKKPVVPPLAKIQVKLPIRVTGLAVKMGIKPNELLKRLLKLNIIININSSLDEKVVKLTAEQFNYQIDILPTEEEAVFIEEKEDQSKLVKRPPVVTLMGHVDHGKTSLLDAIRQTNLTAKEAGRITQHIGAYEVTLDNGQVTFLDTPGHEAFTAMRARGANVTDIVVLVVAADDGVMPQTVEAIDHARAAGVPMVVAINKIDIPGTNLVKIKRQLQSYDLTSEDMGGKTITVGVSAQTKEGISGLLEMLLLEAEMLELKANPNKLGRGVIIEGKLSIGRGSVATVLVRNGTLRTGDVVISGLYYGRIKSMLDDKGRRVKEAPPSMPVEISGLSGVPVAGDEFFVVKDEKLAKEISAKRALKVKEKKLQSLTRVTLEDIYDQIKGGKIKELNIILKADVHGSVEALKESLDKLSTGEIKLKVIHSGVGGVNDSDVMLAAASKAIIIGFHIKRDPAQDELFEKQGVDVRFYDIIYEAIADIRAAMEGLLEPGTKKVVLGRAEVRQVFRVSKVGIVAGCFVKKGKITRNSRVQLIRASEVIYEGTINSLKRFKEDAKEVEEGFECGIGFDNFSDVKSRDIIEPYRIEKITRRL; encoded by the coding sequence ATGAGGGTTCACGAATTAGCTAAAAAATTAAACATAACCAGCCAACAAGTTATAGATCAACTGAAGAACCTGAAAATAAAGGTCAAAAGCCATATGAGTACTGTTAACCAGGATACTCTGGCCTTGCTTAAGCAACAGCTTGGCAGAGAAAAAAAGCCGGTAGTCCCGCCTTTGGCGAAAATTCAGGTTAAGTTACCGATTAGGGTAACCGGCCTGGCTGTGAAAATGGGGATAAAACCGAACGAACTTTTAAAAAGACTTTTAAAGTTAAATATAATTATTAATATTAACAGTTCGCTGGACGAAAAGGTTGTTAAACTTACAGCAGAGCAGTTTAATTATCAAATAGATATTTTACCTACAGAAGAAGAGGCTGTTTTTATTGAAGAAAAAGAAGATCAGTCAAAATTGGTTAAAAGGCCGCCGGTAGTTACTCTGATGGGTCATGTTGACCACGGTAAAACCTCTTTGCTGGATGCTATTCGTCAGACCAATCTTACTGCTAAAGAAGCCGGCAGGATTACGCAGCATATCGGAGCTTATGAGGTAACCTTAGATAATGGCCAGGTTACTTTTCTGGACACGCCGGGCCACGAGGCTTTTACTGCAATGAGAGCCCGGGGAGCCAATGTTACTGATATCGTAGTACTGGTAGTGGCTGCTGATGACGGGGTTATGCCCCAGACTGTCGAGGCCATTGATCACGCTCGGGCAGCAGGTGTGCCGATGGTTGTGGCTATAAACAAAATAGATATTCCCGGTACAAATTTAGTCAAGATTAAACGACAGCTCCAATCATATGACCTGACCTCAGAGGATATGGGCGGTAAGACCATTACTGTAGGTGTCTCGGCCCAGACCAAGGAGGGGATAAGCGGCCTTCTGGAGATGCTGCTTTTAGAGGCAGAGATGCTGGAGCTTAAGGCCAATCCAAATAAGCTCGGCCGGGGAGTAATTATTGAAGGAAAACTTTCAATCGGCCGGGGTTCAGTGGCTACAGTGTTGGTCAGGAACGGGACCTTGCGTACCGGGGATGTGGTTATCAGCGGACTTTATTACGGAAGGATAAAATCCATGCTTGATGATAAGGGCCGCAGGGTAAAAGAGGCTCCTCCGTCTATGCCGGTTGAGATTTCCGGACTTTCCGGAGTGCCGGTTGCCGGGGATGAATTTTTCGTGGTTAAAGATGAAAAATTAGCTAAAGAAATTTCTGCAAAAAGAGCACTTAAGGTAAAAGAAAAAAAACTGCAGTCCTTAACCCGGGTCACCTTAGAGGATATTTATGACCAAATCAAGGGTGGCAAAATAAAGGAGCTTAACATAATTTTAAAGGCAGATGTACATGGCTCGGTTGAGGCTTTAAAGGAATCCCTTGATAAATTAAGTACCGGGGAAATAAAATTGAAAGTAATCCACAGCGGGGTGGGCGGGGTTAATGACTCGGATGTAATGCTGGCTGCTGCCTCTAAAGCGATTATTATCGGCTTTCATATTAAGCGGGATCCGGCGCAGGACGAGTTATTTGAAAAACAAGGGGTGGATGTCCGGTTTTATGATATTATTTACGAAGCAATAGCTGATATCAGGGCGGCAATGGAAGGGCTTTTAGAGCCGGGCACAAAGAAGGTTGTTCTTGGCCGGGCCGAAGTCCGTCAGGTATTCAGGGTTTCTAAAGTAGGGATAGTGGCCGGCTGTTTTGTCAAAAAGGGCAAGATAACCCGCAATTCACGCGTTCAGCTGATCAGGGCGAGTGAGGTGATTTACGAAGGGACAATTAATTCTTTAAAGCGGTTCAAGGAAGATGCCAAAGAGGTCGAGGAAGGATTTGAGTGCGGGATCGGATTTGATAATTTTAGTGATGTTAAATCGAGAGATATTATCGAGCCTTATCGGATAGAAAAAATAACGAGAAGGCTTTAA
- the nusA gene encoding transcription termination factor NusA, with product MNGELLGIIDSIERDKGIDREMLIQTVESALLSAFRKSSDDIEGVSIKINRDSGAIKIMRGKKEISKRNFGRIAAQTARQVIIQRIREAERESIHQEFKGKVGEIVNGTVHHFERGNIVVDLGKTEAVLLKREQISKERYRQGDRVRAYILEVKKSNRGPQIVLSRIHPFFIKELFELEVPEIYEKVVQVKSVSREAGERTKIAVSSNDEKVDPVGACVGIRGQRVKNVIREIGDEKIDIVRWSNDTQVYITNALSPAEISTIKMDKDKHSCEVIVADDQLSLAIGKRGQNVRLAAKLTGWRIDIRGQSQGIALSSLTGVGPKTEKVLVGAGYKSVTEIIKAGSAELSKVKGIGKKTAVKIYQSAKKTSEKGSK from the coding sequence ATGAACGGAGAACTGTTAGGTATTATTGATTCTATTGAAAGAGACAAGGGGATTGACCGGGAAATGCTCATTCAGACTGTAGAGTCTGCCTTGCTTTCGGCATTTCGCAAATCCAGCGATGATATCGAAGGGGTGAGTATTAAAATCAATCGTGATTCAGGGGCGATAAAAATAATGCGCGGGAAAAAAGAAATCAGCAAGCGCAACTTTGGAAGAATTGCTGCTCAAACCGCTCGGCAGGTGATTATCCAGAGGATCAGAGAAGCAGAAAGAGAAAGTATCCATCAGGAATTTAAAGGCAAGGTCGGCGAGATAGTCAATGGCACTGTCCATCATTTTGAGCGGGGCAATATTGTAGTTGACCTGGGCAAGACAGAGGCTGTGCTTCTTAAAAGGGAACAGATAAGCAAGGAAAGATATCGTCAGGGAGACAGGGTCAGGGCTTATATCCTGGAGGTTAAGAAGTCCAACAGGGGGCCTCAAATTGTTCTTTCCCGGATCCACCCGTTTTTTATCAAAGAATTGTTTGAGCTGGAGGTGCCTGAGATATATGAGAAGGTGGTACAGGTAAAATCCGTGTCCCGGGAGGCAGGGGAGAGGACCAAGATCGCTGTATCTTCTAATGACGAAAAAGTGGATCCAGTGGGAGCCTGTGTCGGAATAAGGGGCCAGAGGGTCAAAAATGTGATCCGGGAGATTGGAGACGAAAAAATAGATATTGTCAGATGGAGCAACGATACCCAAGTCTATATTACCAATGCCTTGAGTCCGGCTGAAATCTCAACTATTAAGATGGATAAGGATAAACATAGCTGCGAGGTGATTGTTGCTGACGACCAGCTTTCCCTGGCTATCGGCAAACGGGGACAGAACGTGAGGTTGGCGGCAAAACTTACCGGCTGGAGAATTGATATCCGGGGCCAGAGCCAGGGCATTGCCTTATCTTCGTTAACAGGCGTGGGTCCCAAAACTGAAAAGGTGCTGGTTGGGGCCGGATATAAAAGCGTCACTGAGATTATCAAAGCGGGTTCGGCAGAATTAAGCAAGGTAAAAGGAATAGGTAAAAAGACAGCTGTAAAGATCTATCAGAGCGCTAAAAAGACGAGCGAGAAGGGGTCAAAATGA
- the proS gene encoding proline--tRNA ligase, which translates to MKWSESFIPTLKETPSDAEVISHKLMLRAGLIRKLASGVYSYLPLGLKILERVKGIIRQEMNSLGGQEVLLPALQPAELWENSGRDKEIGKVMIRFIDRHNKKMVLGPTHEEVITDLVKKDVKSYRQLPVVLYQIQTKFRDEPRPRFGVLRSCEFIMKDAYSFDRDVSGLSRNYSKMYDAYCRIFKRCGLKFAIKEADPGMMGGDVSHEFVVPAGGGREEIEIGHIFKLGVKYSKILNAAFLDEKGRARPIIMGCYGIGVNRIVAAAIEQSHDKQGIIWPMGISPYQTIVLLIDPSQGPSKKCASLVYSQLSQEKIDVLLDDRDERPGVKFKDADLIGIPLQLIVSERNLKLDQIELKLRRNNKVIKVKKEELIDKVKKIIRDEVPK; encoded by the coding sequence ATGAAGTGGTCAGAATCTTTTATCCCTACTTTAAAAGAAACACCTTCAGATGCCGAGGTGATTAGCCATAAGCTTATGCTGCGGGCAGGGTTGATCAGAAAGCTTGCCTCCGGCGTCTATTCGTATCTGCCGTTGGGATTAAAAATATTAGAGCGGGTTAAAGGTATAATCCGCCAGGAAATGAACAGTTTAGGCGGACAGGAAGTTTTACTTCCGGCTTTGCAGCCGGCTGAACTCTGGGAGAATTCGGGTAGAGACAAAGAAATCGGTAAGGTAATGATCCGGTTTATTGACCGGCATAATAAAAAAATGGTATTGGGGCCTACCCACGAAGAAGTAATTACTGACCTGGTTAAGAAGGACGTTAAATCTTACCGTCAGCTTCCGGTTGTGCTTTACCAGATCCAGACCAAGTTTAGGGATGAGCCCCGGCCGCGGTTTGGGGTTTTAAGAAGTTGTGAATTCATTATGAAAGATGCCTATAGTTTTGACCGGGATGTCAGCGGCCTGAGCCGGAACTATTCAAAAATGTACGATGCCTATTGCAGGATTTTTAAACGCTGCGGATTAAAGTTTGCTATAAAAGAGGCAGATCCCGGGATGATGGGAGGAGATGTCTCGCACGAGTTTGTGGTTCCGGCAGGTGGGGGGAGAGAAGAAATCGAAATCGGGCATATATTTAAACTGGGAGTTAAATATTCAAAGATCCTGAATGCTGCTTTCCTCGATGAAAAAGGCCGGGCCAGGCCAATAATTATGGGCTGTTACGGCATTGGCGTTAATAGGATTGTGGCTGCCGCTATTGAACAGAGTCACGATAAGCAGGGGATTATCTGGCCAATGGGCATTAGCCCTTACCAGACAATAGTCTTATTAATAGATCCTTCTCAAGGCCCAAGTAAAAAGTGTGCAAGCCTGGTTTACAGTCAGCTGAGCCAGGAGAAGATTGATGTCTTGCTGGACGATCGGGACGAAAGGCCGGGCGTCAAGTTTAAAGATGCTGACCTGATCGGAATACCTCTACAACTGATTGTCAGTGAAAGAAACCTGAAGCTTGATCAGATAGAGTTGAAACTGCGCAGGAATAATAAGGTCATAAAGGTCAAAAAAGAAGAACTCATAGACAAAGTTAAGAAAATAATCAGGGATGAGGTGCCCAAATGA
- a CDS encoding isoprenyl transferase → MKVPQHIAIIMDGNGRWAEKMGFSRTAGHKAGMESIKATLNACRELGVKVLTVYAFSTENWRRSKIEIRFLMNYLKDFLIEYESELNKKDVRLNTIGQFSRLPALVKKELSRVMEKTRSNQGLIFNLALSYGGRAEIIEAVRKLIEDLRAEKIRLSQINEDVFSQYLYTDGLPDPDLLIRTGGEMRISNFLLWQISYSELYVTPTFWPDFRRVDLIKAVTEYSRRKRRFGGVKNAG, encoded by the coding sequence ATGAAAGTACCTCAACACATCGCTATTATAATGGACGGCAATGGCCGTTGGGCCGAAAAAATGGGTTTTTCCCGGACAGCCGGCCACAAGGCAGGAATGGAATCGATAAAGGCAACACTAAATGCCTGCCGGGAATTGGGAGTAAAGGTCTTGACTGTTTATGCTTTTTCTACCGAAAACTGGAGGCGGTCCAAAATAGAAATCAGATTTTTGATGAATTATTTGAAAGATTTCCTGATTGAATACGAAAGCGAACTCAACAAGAAAGATGTTCGGTTAAACACTATTGGCCAGTTTTCCCGGCTTCCTGCTTTGGTCAAAAAAGAGTTAAGCAGGGTGATGGAAAAAACCAGGTCTAACCAGGGCCTTATCTTTAACCTGGCGTTGAGCTACGGCGGACGGGCAGAAATTATTGAGGCGGTCAGGAAATTAATTGAGGACCTGAGGGCTGAAAAGATTAGACTAAGCCAGATCAACGAAGATGTTTTTTCCCAATATCTTTATACTGACGGCCTGCCCGATCCTGATCTTTTAATCAGAACCGGCGGGGAGATGAGAATAAGTAATTTTTTGCTCTGGCAGATTTCTTACAGTGAGCTTTATGTTACACCTACATTCTGGCCGGATTTCAGACGGGTTGATTTAATAAAAGCCGTTACTGAATACAGCCGGAGGAAAAGGCGGTTCGGAGGAGTAAAAAATGCTGGCTAA
- a CDS encoding phosphatidate cytidylyltransferase: MLAKRVLVSIITMAVWAGAIFFLPAWWFCMFCGLFIILGLVEFFDLARSKGIFVHKYWVIILGILFSMSYYFQQTLGVEFWELELIAIGIIGLFLFQFARQNGESAIVNISVSLFGLLYIAWFFSFFIKLRYLDNGGLWISFVVLVCKLGDVGAYFIGKRFGRHKLIQRISPNKSIEGSLGGFLTSVLVAYSARLFLPAVSFIHLLILGVLLGILGQLGDLAESLLKRDSQVKDSGRIIPGFGGVLDLIDSLLFTTPVLYFYLTVIMKVQ; encoded by the coding sequence ATGCTGGCTAAGCGGGTGCTTGTTTCTATAATTACAATGGCGGTCTGGGCCGGAGCGATCTTCTTTTTGCCGGCCTGGTGGTTCTGTATGTTTTGCGGCTTATTTATTATCCTGGGTTTGGTTGAATTTTTTGACTTGGCGCGCAGCAAGGGTATTTTTGTCCATAAATACTGGGTAATAATTTTAGGAATATTATTCTCGATGTCTTATTATTTTCAACAGACCCTGGGTGTTGAGTTTTGGGAGTTAGAGCTGATTGCCATTGGGATTATAGGTTTATTTTTGTTTCAGTTTGCGAGGCAGAATGGGGAGTCGGCTATTGTGAACATATCGGTCAGTTTGTTCGGGCTTCTGTATATTGCCTGGTTTTTCAGTTTTTTTATTAAATTAAGATATCTGGACAACGGCGGATTATGGATAAGTTTCGTAGTTTTGGTCTGTAAGCTTGGGGATGTAGGCGCTTATTTTATCGGTAAGCGTTTTGGCCGGCACAAGCTGATTCAGCGGATCAGCCCTAATAAATCTATCGAAGGCAGCCTGGGCGGATTTTTAACCAGTGTCCTGGTAGCTTATAGCGCAAGGCTGTTTTTACCGGCAGTGTCGTTTATCCATCTCTTGATACTGGGCGTCTTACTGGGGATTTTGGGCCAGCTCGGAGATCTTGCTGAGTCTTTACTTAAGCGTGACAGCCAAGTCAAGGATTCAGGCAGGATTATTCCTGGTTTCGGAGGAGTGTTGGATTTGATTGACAGTTTGTTATTTACCACGCCGGTTCTTTATTTTTATTTAACAGTAATAATGAAGGTGCAATGA
- the ispG gene encoding flavodoxin-dependent (E)-4-hydroxy-3-methylbut-2-enyl-diphosphate synthase codes for MVIKKRKTRQVKIGNVKIGGNAPVSIQSMAKTDTADMQVTVSQIKALEQQGCEIVRVAVKNMACARVLDKIKARIGIPIVADIHFHFQLALEAISRGVDGLRLNPGNIYRRSEIKQVVKMAKKKDIPIRVGVNSGSLRTSGKKKKIAGQMVKSALDYIKILNDLDFYSIIVSLKASDLLTTVQAYRMMAKKCDYPFHLGLTAAGPEDPGSLKSAIGLGVLLAEGIGDTIRVSLTADPNEEVKVARNILTALKLRKDKIEIVSCPTCGRCEIELIKIVKQVKKRLNQLTISDHCSPVKVAIMGCVVNGPGEARDADVGLAGGRKSGIIFRKGKIVKKVGEKEMVDELVKEILNPKKS; via the coding sequence ATGGTCATTAAAAAACGTAAGACCAGACAGGTCAAGATCGGCAATGTTAAAATCGGAGGGAATGCACCTGTTTCTATCCAGTCTATGGCCAAGACCGATACAGCGGACATGCAGGTCACTGTATCGCAGATTAAAGCATTAGAACAACAGGGCTGCGAAATAGTCAGGGTGGCGGTAAAAAACATGGCCTGTGCCAGAGTCCTGGATAAAATCAAGGCAAGGATAGGCATTCCAATAGTAGCTGATATCCATTTTCATTTTCAGCTGGCCTTGGAGGCAATAAGCCGGGGCGTGGACGGTCTGCGTTTAAATCCAGGTAATATTTATCGTCGCTCGGAAATAAAACAGGTGGTAAAGATGGCGAAAAAAAAAGATATTCCGATAAGAGTGGGAGTTAATTCAGGATCGTTGCGGACCTCAGGGAAGAAAAAGAAAATAGCGGGCCAAATGGTGAAGAGTGCGCTTGATTATATAAAAATTCTTAATGACCTTGATTTTTATAGTATAATAGTTTCTTTAAAAGCCTCGGATCTGTTGACAACGGTCCAGGCCTATAGAATGATGGCAAAAAAATGCGATTACCCCTTCCATTTAGGCCTTACTGCTGCCGGGCCCGAAGACCCGGGTTCGCTAAAGTCAGCCATAGGCCTTGGCGTATTATTGGCTGAAGGGATAGGCGACACTATAAGGGTATCTCTAACAGCTGACCCGAATGAGGAAGTAAAGGTGGCACGGAACATCCTTACCGCTCTTAAATTGCGGAAAGATAAAATCGAGATAGTTTCCTGCCCGACATGCGGCAGGTGCGAGATAGAGCTGATAAAAATAGTTAAACAGGTAAAAAAAAGGTTGAACCAATTAACGATTAGTGATCATTGCTCACCGGTCAAGGTAGCGATAATGGGTTGCGTGGTTAATGGTCCGGGCGAAGCCCGGGATGCGGATGTCGGTTTGGCCGGGGGAAGAAAATCAGGAATTATCTTCAGAAAAGGAAAAATTGTTAAGAAGGTTGGGGAAAAAGAGATGGTGGACGAGTTGGTAAAAGAAATTCTAAATCCTAAAAAGTCATAG